In one Desulfoferula mesophila genomic region, the following are encoded:
- a CDS encoding ABC transporter permease: protein MPLGEIVREALKSQAAAKQRTILALVGIVIGIGSVIALVTVGEMVQLTSEQQFRQMGTNIITIQPGYGSPQGGNNQADSQPRQITWAEAQGLSRKVAGLEAVAPYTNAWGRPLMDDKPLDMPLLGVTGSFADINKLTLAKGRFVSDLDGYAFFGVLGAGAAAKLARMGIKEPLGKTVYFKNRGFKIIGVLKRVDEGGMRPFEINPGMMIPLQTSFLFKPERNINAIMARLKPKADRHRVKAAIERYFKGDLPGAGVQVRSAEQLIAEMAKQSRLFTLLLGAIGSISLLVGGIGVMNVMLVAVSERRKEIGVRRALGAMQADVKAQFLVESVILCLAGGLIGIALGVGAAYVLAKVNGWIFFVSGLGLTLGVGVSSAIGVSFGYFPARQASRLDPILALRDQ from the coding sequence ATGCCCCTGGGTGAAATAGTGCGCGAGGCCCTCAAGAGCCAGGCCGCGGCCAAGCAGCGCACCATCTTGGCCCTTGTCGGCATCGTCATCGGCATAGGCTCGGTGATCGCCCTGGTCACGGTGGGCGAGATGGTGCAGCTTACCTCCGAACAGCAGTTCCGCCAGATGGGCACCAACATCATCACCATCCAGCCCGGCTACGGCAGCCCCCAGGGCGGCAACAACCAGGCCGACAGCCAGCCCAGGCAAATCACCTGGGCCGAGGCCCAGGGCCTGTCGCGCAAGGTGGCGGGGCTGGAGGCGGTGGCGCCCTACACCAATGCCTGGGGCCGTCCCTTGATGGACGACAAGCCCTTGGACATGCCCTTGCTGGGGGTGACCGGCAGCTTCGCGGATATCAACAAGCTTACCCTGGCCAAGGGGCGTTTTGTCAGCGACCTGGACGGCTACGCCTTTTTCGGGGTGCTGGGCGCGGGTGCCGCGGCCAAGCTGGCCCGCATGGGGATCAAGGAGCCCTTGGGCAAGACGGTATATTTCAAAAACCGTGGCTTCAAGATAATCGGGGTGCTCAAAAGGGTGGACGAAGGCGGCATGCGGCCCTTTGAGATCAACCCCGGAATGATGATTCCCCTGCAAACCTCCTTTTTGTTCAAGCCGGAGCGCAACATCAACGCGATCATGGCCCGCCTCAAACCCAAAGCCGATCGCCACCGGGTAAAAGCCGCGATAGAGCGCTACTTCAAGGGCGATCTGCCGGGCGCCGGCGTCCAGGTGCGCAGCGCCGAGCAGTTGATCGCCGAGATGGCCAAGCAAAGCCGCCTGTTCACCCTGCTGTTGGGGGCCATCGGGAGTATCTCCCTGCTGGTGGGGGGCATCGGGGTTATGAACGTGATGCTGGTGGCGGTGAGCGAACGCCGCAAGGAGATCGGGGTGCGCCGGGCCCTGGGGGCCATGCAGGCCGACGTCAAGGCCCAGTTCCTGGTGGAGTCGGTTATCCTGTGCCTGGCCGGCGGTTTGATCGGCATCGCCCTGGGGGTGGGCGCGGCCTATGTCCTGGCCAAGGTCAACGGTTGGATATTCTTCGTGTCCGGCTTGGGTCTGACCCTGGGGGTGGGGGTTTCCAGCGCCATCGGGGTGTCCTTCGGCTATTTCCCGGCCCGCCAGGCCAGCCGCCTGGACCCCATCCTGGCTCTACGGGACCAATGA
- a CDS encoding TolC family protein, giving the protein MLFLRAHRLKKRAGWALLPLVFLLLFSGPAFGEGEAQGELPLLPGGGIGKTRDMSLPEAVFLVVRGNTSIENAYLDRVAQKYGLEVEEHKFKPDISFDSSLVRSGSDDDYNYAGSDDITDTNDTQLQASVTLTEKIPTGAQFSFVWQVNKTTGDTAGSYYSDDESVRNSWNIQFQQPLLRGGGIDANMASVRQARITEQQNILSLKATLIDTITTTIYDYRSFLESARQVAIVLRSLKRAYELLEENRALIAAGRMAQSDLVQSQSNLANQRIAYQQTLNDVQQSRLELLRTLNMNKNTKVNPTEVLSLPENLPSSQQCLALAYANQPAYLQAKLVLDYSKQDLILAKNNMLWDLNLLVNYSRDNTKSDSYGDSDNNYWDAGLYLSIPVYGQTRMSRQSQLLSARSNLFKAQNSLRQTNENLQIDVDNRLRDLHIKKEQVTLSREALRLSRLQLENEQEKLKYGRSSNFQVVSYQLDLANAENTLLTAEVDYLNSLVSLDQTLGTTLDTWRIAFKTQRKAAQKKVWGQ; this is encoded by the coding sequence ATGCTTTTTTTACGCGCGCATAGGTTGAAAAAGCGGGCCGGTTGGGCCCTGCTCCCTCTTGTCTTCCTGCTCTTATTTTCGGGCCCGGCCTTTGGCGAGGGCGAGGCGCAGGGCGAACTGCCCCTGCTGCCCGGCGGCGGCATAGGCAAGACCAGGGACATGAGTCTGCCCGAGGCCGTCTTTTTGGTGGTTCGGGGCAATACCAGCATAGAAAACGCCTACCTGGATCGGGTGGCCCAGAAATACGGCCTGGAGGTGGAGGAGCACAAGTTCAAGCCCGACATCTCCTTTGACTCCAGTCTGGTGCGCTCGGGCAGCGACGACGATTACAACTACGCCGGCTCCGACGATATCACCGACACCAACGACACCCAGTTGCAGGCCTCGGTGACCCTGACCGAAAAGATCCCCACCGGCGCGCAGTTCTCTTTTGTCTGGCAGGTCAACAAGACCACCGGCGACACGGCCGGCAGCTATTACAGCGATGATGAAAGCGTGCGCAACTCCTGGAACATCCAGTTCCAACAACCCCTGCTGCGGGGCGGGGGCATAGACGCCAACATGGCCTCGGTGCGCCAAGCCCGCATAACCGAGCAACAGAACATCCTGAGCCTGAAGGCCACCCTGATAGACACCATCACCACCACCATCTACGACTACCGCTCCTTTCTGGAGTCGGCCCGCCAGGTGGCCATCGTGCTGCGCTCGCTCAAGCGGGCCTACGAGCTGCTGGAAGAGAACCGGGCCCTCATCGCCGCCGGGCGCATGGCCCAAAGCGACCTGGTGCAATCCCAGTCCAACCTGGCCAACCAGCGCATCGCCTACCAGCAGACCCTAAACGACGTGCAGCAAAGCCGCCTGGAGCTGTTGCGCACCCTGAACATGAACAAAAACACCAAGGTCAACCCCACCGAGGTGCTTTCCCTGCCCGAGAACCTGCCCAGCAGCCAGCAGTGCCTGGCCCTGGCCTATGCCAACCAGCCCGCCTATCTGCAGGCCAAGTTGGTGTTGGACTACAGCAAGCAGGATCTCATCCTGGCCAAGAATAACATGCTCTGGGACTTGAACCTGCTGGTCAATTACAGCCGCGACAATACCAAATCGGACTCCTACGGCGACTCGGACAACAACTACTGGGACGCTGGGTTGTATCTGAGCATTCCGGTGTACGGACAGACCCGCATGAGCCGCCAATCGCAGTTGCTTTCGGCCCGCTCCAATTTGTTCAAGGCGCAAAACAGCCTTAGGCAGACCAACGAGAACCTGCAAATCGACGTGGACAACCGCCTGAGGGATTTGCACATAAAAAAGGAACAGGTGACTCTCTCGCGCGAGGCCCTGCGGCTTTCCCGCCTGCAACTGGAAAACGAGCAGGAAAAGCTGAAATACGGGCGCTCCTCCAATTTCCAGGTGGTCAGCTACCAGCTGGACTTGGCCAACGCGGAGAACACCCTGCTCACCGCCGAGGTGGATTATCTGAACAGTCTGGTCAGCTTGGACCAGACCCTGGGCACCACCCTGGACACCTGGCGCATCGCCTTCAAGACCCAGCGCAAGGCCGCCCAGAAAAAGGTATGGGGCCAATGA
- a CDS encoding HlyD family efflux transporter periplasmic adaptor subunit, which yields MTEATLDYQKLVSGLPQGILGLGPRGEVLRMNPAAGRILGLDPDRASGRVFSELFADRLDEGEELFKTIASAQAKGTSVNGLVLPLAGAGGEESHIALSVTPLAGGESAVVLADVTRQEQVRRHHMKKQDQATSWALRLEQEKNRLEQLLRRNQRLRLWASVAIILIFAGLGYYAWTRIHLAGYEAGGLNGSGALAASGATYTLQPGPLSSSINLTGSIQPYETINLLSPFAGRVLERRFQYGQRVKKGELLLKLDTSDLELKLRDAQVEAIKAQEEFNKLVDWKNSPTVLQAQRELEKAKNDLEVTQQKLHEAEMLYKRGIIPLDELRSLKEQAKNQQISLDTLKDQLRTAIEKGQSKNILMAKLQKENAESKLAKISQEIKKGSITAPVVGVAIKPTGDDDKKSRVVEVGYEVAKGQVLLALGNLERLSVTTKVGELNVAKLRQGQKVAITSYAFPDLLLNGRIDSVSSQALPGGSGDPPSFEVRIITDQLTTDQQAGLRLGMSANLEVNVFDDPQALAVPIAAVHPCPQGGGNKVTLVGKGGACKEVSVKTGLTTEDKVQITDGLKPGDKVVVPAAAPEG from the coding sequence ATGACTGAGGCGACGCTGGATTACCAAAAACTGGTAAGCGGTTTGCCCCAGGGGATATTGGGCCTGGGTCCCCGGGGCGAGGTGCTCCGGATGAACCCCGCCGCCGGGCGCATTTTGGGCCTGGACCCCGACCGGGCCTCCGGCCGCGTCTTCAGCGAGCTGTTCGCCGATCGTCTGGATGAGGGCGAAGAGCTTTTCAAGACCATCGCCTCGGCCCAGGCCAAGGGCACCTCCGTCAACGGCCTGGTGCTGCCCCTGGCGGGAGCGGGGGGTGAGGAGAGCCACATCGCCCTGAGCGTCACCCCCCTGGCCGGGGGGGAGTCGGCGGTGGTGTTGGCCGACGTGACCCGCCAGGAGCAGGTGCGCCGCCATCACATGAAGAAGCAGGACCAGGCCACCAGCTGGGCCCTGCGTCTGGAGCAGGAAAAGAACCGGCTGGAGCAGTTGCTCAGAAGGAACCAGCGCCTGCGCCTCTGGGCCTCGGTGGCTATCATCCTGATCTTCGCGGGCCTGGGCTATTACGCCTGGACCCGCATCCACCTGGCCGGCTACGAGGCCGGCGGACTGAACGGCTCGGGCGCCCTGGCCGCCAGCGGCGCCACCTACACCCTCCAGCCCGGCCCGCTCAGCTCCAGCATCAACCTCACGGGCAGCATCCAGCCCTATGAGACCATCAACCTGCTCAGCCCCTTTGCCGGGCGCGTCCTGGAGCGGCGGTTTCAGTACGGGCAAAGGGTAAAAAAGGGTGAGCTGTTGCTCAAGCTGGACACCTCGGACCTGGAGCTGAAGCTCCGGGACGCCCAGGTGGAGGCGATCAAGGCCCAGGAGGAGTTCAACAAACTGGTCGACTGGAAAAACAGCCCCACCGTGTTGCAGGCCCAGCGCGAGCTGGAAAAGGCCAAAAACGACCTGGAGGTCACCCAGCAAAAGCTGCACGAGGCCGAGATGCTCTACAAGCGGGGCATCATTCCCCTGGACGAGTTGCGCTCGCTCAAGGAGCAGGCCAAAAACCAGCAGATCAGCCTGGACACCCTCAAGGACCAATTGCGCACGGCCATTGAAAAGGGCCAGAGCAAAAATATCCTGATGGCCAAGCTGCAAAAGGAGAACGCCGAGTCCAAGCTGGCCAAGATCAGCCAGGAGATAAAAAAGGGCAGCATCACGGCCCCGGTGGTGGGAGTGGCCATAAAACCCACCGGGGACGACGACAAAAAGAGCCGGGTCGTCGAGGTGGGCTACGAAGTGGCCAAGGGGCAGGTGCTGTTGGCCCTGGGCAATTTAGAGAGGCTTTCGGTCACCACCAAGGTGGGAGAGCTCAACGTGGCCAAGCTGCGCCAGGGGCAAAAGGTGGCCATCACCAGCTACGCCTTCCCCGACCTGCTGCTCAACGGCCGCATCGACTCGGTGAGCTCCCAGGCGCTGCCCGGGGGCTCCGGCGATCCGCCGTCGTTCGAGGTGCGCATCATCACCGACCAGCTAACCACCGACCAGCAGGCCGGTTTGCGCCTGGGCATGAGCGCCAACCTGGAGGTGAACGTGTTCGACGACCCCCAGGCCTTGGCCGTGCCCATCGCGGCGGTGCATCCCTGCCCCCAAGGCGGCGGCAACAAGGTGACCCTGGTGGGCAAGGGCGGCGCCTGCAAGGAGGTGAGCGTTAAGACCGGCCTGACCACCGAGGACAAGGTGCAGATAACCGATGGGCTCAAGCCCGGCGACAAGGTGGTGGTGCCCGCCGCCGCCCCGGAGGGGTGA
- a CDS encoding ABC transporter ATP-binding protein, translating into MALIELKGINKTYRIGDLAVEVLRGVDLSVEPGELLAIMGESGGGKSTLMNIIGFLDSPSGGGYRFEGQDAGHLDDNQLARIRNQKIGFIFQQFNLLPRLTALENVMLPLVYRGVPPRERERVARKMLERVGMAQRMTHRPPELSGGQQQRVAIARALSGNPALILADEPTGALDSQVSQEIMDIFLELNRDNKITTVMVTHDPRVGKQCRRTVRMADGMVVEV; encoded by the coding sequence ATGGCCCTCATCGAGCTGAAAGGCATCAACAAGACCTATCGAATCGGCGACCTGGCCGTGGAGGTGCTCCGGGGGGTGGATCTTTCCGTGGAGCCCGGCGAGCTTTTGGCCATCATGGGCGAGAGCGGCGGCGGCAAATCCACCCTGATGAACATTATCGGTTTTCTGGACAGTCCCAGCGGGGGCGGCTACCGCTTCGAGGGCCAGGACGCCGGGCATCTCGACGACAACCAGTTGGCCCGCATCCGCAACCAGAAGATCGGCTTCATATTTCAGCAGTTCAACCTGCTGCCCCGCCTCACGGCCCTGGAAAACGTGATGCTGCCCTTGGTGTACCGGGGAGTGCCCCCGCGCGAGCGAGAGCGGGTGGCCCGCAAGATGCTGGAGCGGGTGGGCATGGCCCAGCGCATGACCCACCGTCCTCCCGAGCTGTCCGGCGGCCAGCAGCAAAGGGTGGCCATCGCCCGGGCCCTGTCCGGCAACCCCGCCCTGATTCTGGCCGACGAGCCCACCGGGGCCCTGGATTCCCAGGTGAGTCAGGAGATAATGGACATATTCCTGGAGCTGAACCGCGACAACAAGATCACCACGGTGATGGTCACCCATGACCCCAGGGTGGGCAAGCAGTGCCGCCGCACGGTGCGCATGGCCGACGGCATGGTGGTGGAGGTTTGA